CGGTACAGGGTTGGAGTAAATAATATCAATCCTATAAAACTCCAATCAtgtaaattgtttttttcaattttgaattgcgttataatttattcttttttcttgCAGCAACTCGTTCTTATCTGCTACAGTTCATCTACTAAAAAGGAATTATGTGCCGGTTAGGTGAGAGTTTGTTACATGATAAGTAGTTTCATATATTTGATTTGGAATTCAGAAGTTCTACCTTCCGAACCATAGATTTAAGTTATAATCTTAACAACATTATAGTCATGAAAGTCAAAACTTGGAGATGTTTTAACACGGAGGCTTCACCAAGGGAATGTAAAGATTGAATATCCATGTTACAGCAAAGCTGCAGAATCAACAGTATCTAATCATTTTAGTGCTAAAGAGCTTTTGTCGGTTAGATAACTGAGAGAATTTGATTCTAAACCTGATGAACTTTCAACATCTGTCTCATCATCTGGTAACTCGGACTCGTCTTCTTCAAAAGGGAGACAATTGAGGTCTTGATCAAGCACAGGCAAGACTTTTTTCTCTGGTGTATCTTTGTGTTCCTCCTTTGGGTCCAACTTGTATATCATTTGGAGATCATTAAGCAAGTTTGGAATAGCTTGAAGCTTTGGATTTCTGAAAATGAAAGACGAATGAGACAGAAGGAGTTAGCCTGAAGCGAACATAAGTTGCTTCAACCGACAATGCTATCACTCTCTATGCTTTGCCGATTTCGCAGGAAAAACGataaatcaaaaaagaaaaacatattcaagTCCTAAGCCTTAATATTGAagttgtattttaaatttgatttgatgGAAGTTAATATACAAGTCATCCATCTTCATCCAATGGAAAATATCGCCCAACTGCAATGACCGCATCATTACGCAACTGTAGGGAATCCGGATTCAACAATCAGTTACTAATGCCACATACATAAAGAAATCAATACAATTATCTACTCCAACAACAGAACTGTTATAACTGAATGTGATTTTTCTATGTTCATGATAAGAAACTATTAATTGCAGCGTGACCGGTGGTTACTTGTGTAGGGANNNNNNNNNNTTCATTCCCACAAGAGAAACAAACTCTCTTAAGCTGCCAAGGAAAAACAGAAAATCTACATTCACTATAAATCATAATCCAATATGCTACTTTAAGTATACTATTTTACAATATAATTGATTAAAGAGGGACACTTTGGTAGGGCCTAATAGCTAAACATATAATCAAATTGACTAATTCCAATtcaatataacattttttaggTCTCAGCAACGGCATCACAACTCCAATTTCAACTGCTGTTATCTACATTTAACCGGTTTGCAGCGTAGCCGCAACTACAATTTAAATCAATGTTGTCTaaatgaaaggaaaaacaaagactAATAATAAGGGGGAACGTAGAAACAAATACCTTGTGAGCAAGAAAAGGGTTGGAATGTGAGAAAATGGAGGGGTGTTAAAAGCATGAAAAGCAAAGATACAAAGCCACACTCCATTCATATACCCTTCAAAAACCTCTTGAAAGAGACGAGATTTCATCAAATTAAGAATTGGGGTAGCTTGCATTTCAACATAGGAACCACTCTCAGAAAAAACAAACTCTCTTTCAACTTCCCTTTCTtcaacaacatcatcatcatcatcacattcACGGTACACATGCACACTTCTAatcaactctattttttatttacaccCCCATAAAAAACAAAAGCAAAAATTGTCAATACCCAATTAAAAAAGATCAATTTTTctcaattgaaaatgaaaaaagaataaaCGAAAAATGCATGGTTGTTATAATACCTGGTTGAATGGTGTTGTTGAAGAGAAGTAGGTTAGTGAGAGAGGAATCCATGAAGAAGAACTTGAAGAGATAGcatgaatgaataaatgaattaatggaaaaaaattaaaaataaaaaacttatattattaatgtaagaAGCATGaattgagaaagaaagaaaaaaaaaaaaaaaaaaaaaaaagatttgaaGTGTAAGTTTGCATGATCTTCCGCTTTTTTCGTTTGTTTCGGATCAGTTATTGTACTTTGAGTCTTTTTTTCCTTCTGTCACTTGCTTACTTcacaattctttttttatttttctttttttatttttccattttttttttcttcagtttttGTTTTCTTGGCTTTCTGTTCCGTTGCGTTAGATGAAATTTATTGTGCAACCATTTATTGTCGGAGAAAAAGATAATTGCATCcaaagttgaaattttaatcgttttctttttttttaattatatcataaattattatttttattttgtactaGTTATCAATATAATACATTAGATAACTTAGTTTCTAAATTGATTGATCGGTTTTAAAGTTATATTagaaattctaaaattttgGACCGAAACTATGGTAAAGaggtaaatatttaaaattatagtgtaaaattgaaaaattaattaataattttaaatcatcTTTCAAAATGTCAGTTTAATGGTAAGACatcaaattgtaattttaaagaATGTAGTTTAAATCTCGAATAGTTATTAATGTTATCGTAAATAATTATAATGGctcttttttcaattaaaaatattgatgtttttGGATTCAagagaaattaaatttatctacCTTTAAGATTTAAGTGACTAAAATGGTTACTGTATTTTACTGTTATAGTAGTAATGCTCAATTTTAAATTGAAGTTATAAATCAGACTTTTATAAAAATGtagttaatttataaaaatcatggattcattaaatcatatttatcaatgatattATTTCATACAccaaaacattaaaattatttactaattgatactttgttcttttttagttttcattttaagattattattttattgatttatacatattaataaaatcaatattttttattttaatgaaattatttatctttttcataacatttttaataatttattttttcatttttttctattgTCTCtgtaagaaatatttaaaatattattaacaaaataataaattttgggttaaaatttaaaaataacaaataaataaaaacaactttttCTACAAAAGAGTCGAAGTAAAAAAACAGAGGAAGTAATAATGTagtaataaaatactaatacaacaatatttatattttaaaaggacTAGTACAACAAGTTGTCtctatttatttactttttgtaCTCAACAAATTGTCTCTATATTAGCCAAAAGTATTTAGTAACTGCTTGTGGTATGTTTGTGAATCCTTTATAACTTTATATcttttcaaaactttttttatttcgactgaaatatttttctaaactattttttttgttttaatatatttttctaaacttAAATTCACATGTTTTGAAACATTTTAGTAGTAATAACCAATAAATCATTGTGTTCAAATGAAACGTGTGTATGAAACAGtttaaattgagaaataaaCACTTGAAAACAATTTGAGGaccgataaaaaaaaattgaaaagattcAACTTCATTGTGTtttctttgaaaaaataaatattcatttgtttcataatgaatattgtttttatttattttacatacatattaaaaataattataaataaaatgatagaataataaatttatcaaattattcttaCTAAAAATTATTGATGTCTTTCTCACtattataaatagaaaatataatgtacattttaaaaaaataaaaatgatatttattttaaaataaaacttatttattaaaatgactcATTAGAGGGATGGAACAAATAATGTTTTTGCAATGCATGGCATGAATGAACCATTTAAGAAATTGGTTTGCTTTGAAACCCGTTgagatgattttatttaaatctttttgGGAAACTGGAAAAATTCACACCTTTTGAAGTGCTTGTTCAAAGCAACGAAGTctcttttcaaaacaaatttacACCCTTCTCCgtgacaaaatataaaaaaggttaaattaaatatgtgacccctttatttaatttcatgtaatattttagtcttttattttttttgttcccgatttagtactttattttaattttaaatgacaatttgatattttatgttttaaaatttcaacaacgttattcttttttaaacaaaaattcaaaaaaaaattcaatcaaaactcataaaattaattatattcttcaatataatacaaatttcatcaaatccgtaatttaaatcttcaaataaacttatgttttcatactttatttgatattattatgaataaaggactaaatcggagaaaaaaaagataagagaCTAAAACATtgcctgaaattaagttaagggaacacaaatgtaatttagcctataaaaaataacacaaagTGTCGTAAcgcataaattaaattatcctAAAATATAATGTAGGACATAAACATCacattattttcatttacaaTATATCTAAATCATTATATAACGTGTCAAAATTTGGTCATAGTTTAAAATcgaataaaagaaattattagaaaaaaatacaGAAATTTAATGTTTCCCGATTTATATTTGTGTGAGACCTAAAATTGTATTGATTTTCTGAAGTACCAAATTAGCCTTTTTATAGGCTCCCAACTTTAGCGCGTGGCATGCATAAAACTCACGTAACATCTTCGTAAATTCCCGAAACATCAGGACCCAAAATGGTCATTTTGCGAAATAAGTATCACACGAGTTGAAAACAACTGAACCCCTCTCACGTGTACACTTCGCACGCACGCGATCCACATCCTCTTTTGATTGTTTGATTCCTTCCAACACATTGTGTTCTAATAGAGAGAGATGAACAGTGCCGAATTGGAATGATTGGGCGTGCGCTTTTGGAGGCAAACAAATTGCACGCTGTTATTGAACTCGAACCATTTTTGCTTTCACTTGCAAAGAAATCAAATCCTATAACGCTAACACAATGCAATCAAATTCATGCAAAACTCATAATCACCCAATGCATTTCACAAACCCATTTAGCCAACACCCTTTTGAGTTTCTATTCAAAATCTGCAAACTTTCGCCATGCCCACCAACTGTTCGACAAAATGCCTCACAGGAACGTTGTCACTTGGACAACCTTAATTTCATCACATCTCAAAAATGGGTCACTCCCAAAAGCCTTCGAGATGTTCAATCACATGCGTGCATTGGACGAGAGACCCAATGAGTACACTTTCTCTGTTCTGCTTCGAGCTTGTGCCAACCCTACTTTTTTCAATGTGGGTTTGCAGATTCATGGCTTGCTTGTTCACTGTGGAATTGAAAGAGACAAATTTGCTGGGAGTTCTCTTGTGTATTTGTACTTCAAAGGTGGCAATGATTTAAGGGGCGCGTGGCGTGTTTTTTATGGATTGTTGGAGAGAGATGTTGTTGCTTGGAATGTTATGATTTCTGGGTTTGTTCAAGTTGGTGACTTATGCATGGTGCAATCGTTGTTTTCTGAAATGTGGGATGTACAAGGTTTGAAACCTGATAATAGTACCTTTGTGAGTTTACTCAAGTGTTGTTCTTTTTTGCAAGAGGTGAAGCAAATCCACGGGCTTGTGTACAAGTTTGGTGCTGAAGTTGATGTTGTGGTTGAGAGTGCTATGGTTGACTTGTATGCTAAATGTGGGGATGTGAGTTCTTGCAGGAAAATCTTTGACTCTATGGAGGAAAAGGATAATTTTGTTTGGAGTTCAATGATTTCAGGCTATACCATGAATAAAAGAGGAGAGGAAGCTGTGCAGTTTTTCAAGGATATGTGTAGACAAAGGGTGAAACTGGATCAACATGTGTTATCTAGTACTGTGAAAGCTTGTGTTGAAATAGAGAACTTGGAAAGTGGAGTTCAAGTTCATGGATCAGTGATAAAAAACGGGCATCAGAATGATTGTTTTGTAGCAAGTGTGTTGATGAATCTCTATGCAAGTTTCGGTGAACTAGGGGATGTTGAAAAGTTGTTTAGAAGGATTAACAATAAAGATATTGTAACATGGAACTCTATGATCTTGGCTCAAGCTCGGCCGGGTCGGGGATCTGGTTGTTCTATGCAACTATTGCAAGAGCTTCGTCGAACAACCCTCTTGCAGATTGAAGGTGCCACTCTGGTTGCTGTTTTGAAGTCTTGTGAGAATGAATCGGACTTACCAGCAGGTAGACAAATTCATTCACTTATAGTGAAATCAAGTATGTGTCATCATACTTTGGTTGGCAATGCATTAGTCCACATGTACTCTGAGTGTAAACAAATAGGTGATGCATTTAAAGCTTTTGTTGACATTGTATGGAAAGATGATAGTTCTTGGAGTTCTATTATTGGAACTTGCAAACAAAATGGTATGGAATCAGAAGCTTTAGTGCTATGCAAAGAGATGTTGGCTGAAGGAATCAATTTTACAAGTTATAGCCTTCCGCTATGTATTTCAGCTTGCTCTCAACTTTCAGCTATATGTGAGGGAAAACAACTCCATGTTTTTGCTATCAAGTCTGGTTACAACCGCGATGTCTACGTTGGAAGTTCCATTATAGATATGTATGCTAAATGTGGAAACATGGAGGAGTCAGAGAAAGTTTTCGAAGAACAATTAGAGCCGAATGAAGTGACTTTCAATGCCATGATCTGTGGATATGCACATCATGGAAAAGCACAACAAGCCATAGAAGTATTGAGTAAGTTAGAGAAGAATGGTGTGACCCCTAATCATGTAACTTTCTTAGCATTGATGTCAGCTTGTAGCCATGCAGGCTATGTAGAAGAAACTTTGCATTTGTTTACATTGATGATTGACAAATACAAGATTAAGCCAAAATCCGAGCATTATTCATGCCTGGTTGATGCCTACGGTCGGGCGGGAAGGCTGGAGGAAGCTTACCAAATAGTGCAAAAGGATGGAAGTGAATCAGCATGGAGAACATTACTAGGTGCTTGTAGGAATCATAATAATACAGAAATTGGAGAAAAATCTGCTATGAAGATGTTAGAATTGAATCCAAGTGATCATGCTCCATATATTCTTCTTTCGAACCTTTACATGGAAGAGCGAAAATGGGAAGAAGCTCTTAAATGCAGGGAAAAAATGGCTACGAGTTGTGTGAAGAAAGATCCAGGAAGTAGTTGGTTGATTTGAGGATAATGTATTCTTTATCAATGAATCACTGTTCGTAGAGGGCATTAAAACGAAGTTTCTGATGCTTTATCATTTGTTAATACATTTTGGCAGTTATTATCGCTCTGATCACAAGTTCACAACATCCTTGTCCTACAACTTTGTTGAGTGACAGAAAATATGCAATGGAATGCAATAACTATTTTTTGCAGACTTCTATCATAATACATAGTAGAATACAATAACTATTAACGTCATGAGAGATGTCGCCCGCATCACTATGGGTTTGGACTAAAGATGTaacattatatatatcaattgtCAAGATTTGAGGAGAGTAATTTGTTACTGAACTGTTGGGGGAAAAGGAAACTCTTTGCAGAAATGGGTTTATTTGCTAAGATATATATGCTACTGAAATCACTTTTGAGAAGGGAAACAAGAGTCGTCTAATAATTTTGTCTCACTATTGATTGGTTTAAAATAACAAGATCTTGATTTTAGCAAAGTAATGCTTATCAGTACCTCAAATTGcagcattatttttattttgaatgcaatagacaaaattagttaaattagtCCATCAAATTTATGAAAGTGCAAGTTAGTACCATACGATGAAGGACGTTATTCAGTTTAGTCATTCCatcaaaatacatatttaagaAACATTCATCAAAACTATTATCTTGAACCATCTCTACTATACGTCAAGACAAACAAACATGAAACTTTGAGGGGTACTATTAAAAATGCATTAGTGAGGGGTATTTTCTCTACATGGCATGGTGATGAATGTAAAATAAGTCAtgtatacatttatttattattattattagtataaattatGAACTACACCTAATCAATCCATTTGATTTTTGTAGATTAGTTTGTTTCTGCAAGAAGCAATTTTCATGGCATATATGGTTTGTTCTGATACATTTGCTATGACATGCAAAATCAATCATCTTGAGAAGTCATGACCAAGTGTGAATTCATGTTTGGTTCCAATTAGTTGAATCTTGAATACCATCATCTGGACATATACTACTTAACTTTCCAGTCTTTActataatttaatcatattcaGATGTATAACACCTTTCTGTAGAGGCATGGAAACACAGAATTATTGTATTGCAATCTTGTTTCAACagtaaaattaaattctcaGTTTTAATTGCATAATTTGCATTGCTGCATTTGGAAAATGAAggcaaaaataatattttctattcatTTATCAGAATTAAAAGTGCAAACATCAATGTATCACACTACTTGTAACAATATACACACATTatcagttaatttaatttggtgCAAACAGTATCCATCGAAAGCAGAATTCTTCTGAGGTgaaaattgttatttaaaaagcACTCAGCTTTTAATGGAAATCTGCATAAGATAACttgaaaaattgtaaaataaatgacaaaCCACTAAATATAAAAGCACTTTACAGACATAATCTTACCAATCATGgtataaaaaaattccaaagcaAGAGTAACTTGAACAGAAACATGGTGTTAGTCCCACATTGGTAGTTCCCCTATATAATAAACCCAAAACCCCAAATGAATACACCAGAGCTGCTTTGTTATAACGGAAACACCATATTAGTCCCACATCGTTTGAGCTCGAAAAAACTCAAATGTTTTTATACCTGAACATGAGCACCATAGGCCACGATCTTACTTGAACAGGATCTGTTCTATAGGATTGTACTACTGTGTCCTTAATTTCTAAGGAAACAGGAACCTAAGTCTGGTGGATGAACCATGACCGTGTGATCAGAGCGTGATTAACGGCGACGATGATCTCCAGTATCTGGGCATCATCTTCCAGCTGTAGAGGATCGTTCTCAGCCAGTGTCTACTGATTGCGATGGTCACGCGGTTGTCTGACAGATTcgatacttttttaaaaaattctttcatGTTTTCGACTTAACACaaaaatggaattttttttCGACCAAAAAGAAAATGGAAGCTTGTGGTTGTTTGTTATACAAAACACATGGAAAATAATAGCGGggaaaaagtatattttttagaaaGGAATGGAATTGTGTTTACCTTGCTTTCTTCCCAAAGAGAACATTAAAGCTTCTTGTTGTTTGTGCTTTTATGGTGTTCTTTTGGTTTCATTCTTAACAAAAAGACCCATCATAGTGCCAATACGAATTTCGGTGAAAACGGGAAACGTTTAGGAGAAACTGGtttgttcttttcttttccaTTGTTTGAGTTTTGGTAAAGTGCTTTATTTCAGTTTGTGGAGTTGCCACGTAACTATGTGTGAAAAGACTTTAACTTGTGACCCGTCTTCTTTCATAATGTAACACTAGGACAAAAATCTTGCATTGGACTTTGGACACAAATCTATtcttcaacaaatattttttagaattcataaattaataaatttattttttaattttccttaaaaataaaaattgataaatttatcaTATTCTTCAGTTACATCGTCATTCAAATCCAAAATTTCACtcttcaatcaatttttttttatcaaattcatgatatttgaattcaaattcaacaaaaactcataaaatGCAAACCTTTCAAACCCAACATGATGACATCGAATCAATGATAGAACATAAAATTCAAACACAGCGTTAGCATGATGACATCGAATCAATGATGAACATGAAATCCAAACACAACCCAAACACAAGGTTAACACTATATTGGTAGACAATGTCAATGATATTTCGGTGTTGGTATGCGATGTCAATTTTTCTGTAAAAACATCATTAATATAACTATAACACACAGTCACGCTTATATTTTCATAGTTTTACAATTGTATAACTTTTTGTCCAAGTTCAATTGTTTCGGTACGAGTCTTCTACTTATCATCTAACTTTGACCGTTTATATAGAAATTGATACAGCTAAGTCACAGGAAAATTAGATATAAGCCAAGACTGTTAAGACAAAGTCAAAATTTTCCCAAGTGTGTTTGTACTTTGTACAACCTACAGTGTTTCAGGTCTTCATTTTAAATACTTTTGCAACAGATTCAGACTAGGTCATAgcctcataaaataaaatattgtacaaATAAATCATTTTCCAAGCGCAAACTACAGATCTAGATTTAGGAACTTGAGTGCTATACTTCAGCCCTTAGTAGCTTTGAATCTTCGATGGTTCCACATCTTCATAGAGTAGCTAGCAACTTGATTCTACAAACGCTATTAACTTAAGTGCATATACAGCACCAAATCAGTATTTCTAtgcttcaaaaaaaaatcataattaactacAACAAGTGCTTTGTACCGGCATTGAGGACCCCTGTTTTTCAGTTCACCCAAAAAGCAGGAAACCTAACCATTCACCTCaacaattttaatctctatatcTTCATTTTTTAGGGCATGAGCATATAATTTCACAACCTCCTTTGTCCCAGATCTTGGTGTAGCGGTTCTCATATGAGTTGCACAAGGTAGTTTGATTTCGATTAGCTCTCCAGAGTTATCCCGTTTTCATCATCGTCCGAGGTATCTTCAGGGGATGTCACCTTTGGAAAGAATTCTTCTTCGGGGTACATTTGACCAAATAGCTGCGAGAATACCACCACCAAACTAGTAGCATTAGTGACATTGCTAATTATTTCTAATTATCAATTAACGATAATAACTCATTTTTGGTCTTCACACGTCATTGTGTTAAGGTAAATGCTTGAGTGATTTTCCCAACTCATTTCCCTACTTTTCATGAACAAAATCTCTACGCAACTTATCCAGCAACTTGATTTCTTTTGTTTGTCAAAGCATTTTCAATGGTATTTTTTCAAGTACATGCTTTAAAAGATTGTTAGTCTAGCTATTGATGAACAGTAACAATTAGTCATAGCCATACGAGTACGGTGAAAGGTTATCAGAAGAATGATAAAGGCATACCTTCTCAGTTGCGTCTAAAAGTTCATTGTAGTTTAGGTTTCCATCCGGTGTAGGAGTGGAACTAATAGCTTCAAATTTACCCTGAAATAGAAATAAGTATATCTATTATGAAGAAAAAGATGTCCATATCAATGTTAAACATGTTTCAATCACATCTTTCCTgacaaaattcttaaaattctGCCTAATTCATTGGTGTAAAATATGCCATCCTTGTGGGAAATAATGATACTTTTCCACTctaatttaaatacaaaaaaatggAGTATTTCCACAATTAACAAAAATCAAAACAGAAGAAAGACATTCAAATAAGTCAAAACTCATGTGTTTGCGCAGGAAATAAATACACGTGTAAAATGCAGGTAAAAATAAACTTCGTAGAATAAAtaaatctgtaaacaagtcagAATTAGAAGCACACCGTGGttaatttttgaatataaaatgCACCCCAGAGCACAGCGGGTTTTTTATCTTCACAGTCACTTTGAAGAATGGGAATACTTTCTGTGTTTCCAGATACAGGCAGTGTAAGAAGAGCATTCACGGATGCGTTTAGTAACTTCTTTCCTTCATCGGCATCATTACACAAAGTGGaaaagtataaaacaaagctgaGAAAGAGAAGGCAAATATGATCAGTTTAAGTTCAAAACTCACtcggcaagggaaatataaatgttattacTAGGAAttgaatatgaatatattaacgTAAAGAATTAGAATTATAAATGTCACGAAACTGTTATATCTTGAAGTCTACAACCAAAATACATAGCATAATGATAAGAAAAATAAGTCTGGGAATTTGCAGCTAATGCCAAAATAAACAAAGCATGTTTGAGACCCTGTAGAATACTACATGGCTACCAGGTTCCAACCAATACAAAATGATGAAACAGATTCTGACAAA
This region of Cicer arietinum cultivar CDC Frontier isolate Library 1 chromosome 8, Cicar.CDCFrontier_v2.0, whole genome shotgun sequence genomic DNA includes:
- the LOC113788028 gene encoding protein RKD5 isoform X2, which encodes MDSSLTNLLLFNNTIQPELIRSVHVYRECDDDDDVVEEREVEREFVFSESGSYVEMQATPILNLMKSRLFQEVFEGYMNGVWLCIFAFHAFNTPPFSHIPTLFLLTRNPKLQAIPNLLNDLQMIYKLDPKEEHKDTPEKKVLPVLDQDLNCLPFEEDESELPDDETDVESSSGSAGKKKRAPSDHVAKITLSDLVKYFDMPIVEASKNLNVGLTVLKRKCREFGIPRWPHRKNKSLDXXXXIPRWPHRKIKSLDSLIHDLQEEAKHQEMEDKAAAMAVIRRQKMLENEKENIEKKPFMDIQSETKRFRQDVFKRRHRARAIEKHNSTVAST
- the LOC101496831 gene encoding pentatricopeptide repeat-containing protein At4g13650-like; its protein translation is MIGRALLEANKLHAVIELEPFLLSLAKKSNPITLTQCNQIHAKLIITQCISQTHLANTLLSFYSKSANFRHAHQLFDKMPHRNVVTWTTLISSHLKNGSLPKAFEMFNHMRALDERPNEYTFSVLLRACANPTFFNVGLQIHGLLVHCGIERDKFAGSSLVYLYFKGGNDLRGAWRVFYGLLERDVVAWNVMISGFVQVGDLCMVQSLFSEMWDVQGLKPDNSTFVSLLKCCSFLQEVKQIHGLVYKFGAEVDVVVESAMVDLYAKCGDVSSCRKIFDSMEEKDNFVWSSMISGYTMNKRGEEAVQFFKDMCRQRVKLDQHVLSSTVKACVEIENLESGVQVHGSVIKNGHQNDCFVASVLMNLYASFGELGDVEKLFRRINNKDIVTWNSMILAQARPGRGSGCSMQLLQELRRTTLLQIEGATLVAVLKSCENESDLPAGRQIHSLIVKSSMCHHTLVGNALVHMYSECKQIGDAFKAFVDIVWKDDSSWSSIIGTCKQNGMESEALVLCKEMLAEGINFTSYSLPLCISACSQLSAICEGKQLHVFAIKSGYNRDVYVGSSIIDMYAKCGNMEESEKVFEEQLEPNEVTFNAMICGYAHHGKAQQAIEVLSKLEKNGVTPNHVTFLALMSACSHAGYVEETLHLFTLMIDKYKIKPKSEHYSCLVDAYGRAGRLEEAYQIVQKDGSESAWRTLLGACRNHNNTEIGEKSAMKMLELNPSDHAPYILLSNLYMEERKWEEALKCREKMATSCVKKDPGSSWLI
- the LOC113788028 gene encoding protein RKD5 isoform X1; this encodes MDSSLTNLLLFNNTIQPELIRSVHVYRECDDDDDVVEEREVEREFVFSESGSYVEMQATPILNLMKSRLFQEVFEGYMNGVWLCIFAFHAFNTPPFSHIPTLFLLTSCVMMRSLQLGDIFHWMKMDDLNPKLQAIPNLLNDLQMIYKLDPKEEHKDTPEKKVLPVLDQDLNCLPFEEDESELPDDETDVESSSGSAGKKKRAPSDHVAKITLSDLVKYFDMPIVEASKNLNVGLTVLKRKCREFGIPRWPHRKNKSLDXXXXIPRWPHRKIKSLDSLIHDLQEEAKHQEMEDKAAAMAVIRRQKMLENEKENIEKKPFMDIQSETKRFRQDVFKRRHRARAIEKHNSTVAST